ACCAACCCCATCAACGAGTGGCTCATGGAGCAGCTCATCATGGTCGACGCGCTCAAGCGCGCCTCGGCGAAGCGCATCACCGTGGTGGCGCCCTTCTACCCCTATTCCCGCCAGGACAAGAAGGGGCGCGGGCGCGAGCCCATCTCGGCGCGCCTCGTCGCCGACCTTTTCAAGGCCGCGGGGGCGGACCGCATCATGTCGGTGGATCTGCACGCTCCGCAGATCCAGGGCTTCTTCGACGGCCCCGTCGATCACCTCTTCGCGATGCCGGTGCTGCTCGATCACTTCAAGAAGACCATCGATCGTGATGATCTCACCGTCGTCTCGCCCGACATGGGGCGCGTGCGCGTCGCCGACGTGTGGAGCGACCGGCTCGACGCTCCGCTGGCGATCATCCACAAGCGCCGCGATCCGCTCGTGCCGAACCAGGTCTCGGTGCATGAGATCGTCGGCGAGGTGAAGGATCGCTGGTGCGTGGTGGTCGACGACATGATCGACACGGGCGGCACGATCGCGAAGGCTGCCGGGGCGCTGAAGGAGGCCGGTGCGCGCGGCGTCACGATTGCCTGCACGCACGCGATCTTCTCGGGCAAGGCGACCGAGCACCTCTCGCAGGACTTCATCGATCAGGTCGTCGTGACCGACACCCTGCCGGTGGGGCCCGAGAAGCAGTTCGACAAGCTCACCGTGCTGCCCATCGCTCCGCTGCTCGCGAAGGCGATCCACGAGGTCTTCGAGGACGGTTCGGTCACGAGCATGTTCGAGGGCGCGGCCTGATAGCAAAACGCGCCAGCGTTTTGCCAGGCCGCGGTGGCCCCACAGGGCCAGCCTACGGAGCGAAGCGCGGGGTGGCGGCCTGATAGATAGTCCGCAGGACCGGAAACGGGTGTGGCCCGGAAGCGAATGCTTCCGGGCCACACCCGTTTCTACGTGATCAGAGCGTCTCGTCGACCACGTCGATCATCTCGGTGCCGTAGGCGCCGGGCTCGGTGCCGTGTCCGATCTGCCGGTACACCTGGGGGTTGCGGGAGCGGAGCACGAGGCCCCACACCACGCCGATGATGCCCGCCGCGAAGATGAGGCCGGGCAGGATGAAGGTGGTCGCGTCGGGCTTCTCCTGATCGAGCATGAGCTGGAAGTTCGCGAGGATCATGATGAAGACCCAGAGCAGCGCGAGCCCCGAGATCACGGGCGCGATGACCGTGGTCCACAGGCTGAGATCGTGGCGATTCTTGCGGAAGAACCCGATGACTGCGGCCGCGATCACCGCCATGAGTAGCACGAGCGCCGCGGCTCCGGTGTTGGTGAGCCAGGTGAACATCGTGAGCACCGGGTAGAGGAAGGCCATGTCGCCGAGCATCGCCTCGGCGCCGCCGAATGCGTCGCCCGCGAGGGCGAAGCCGATCACCACGACGAGCGCGATGACGGTCTGCGCGACGGAGCCGGCCCAGGGGGCGCCGGCCTTGCTCGTGTGCCCGAACCAGGCGGGCAGCACGCCCTCGCGTCCCAGCGAGAAGAAGTATCGTGCGACCGCGTTGTGGAACGACTGGAGGGATGCGAAGAGGCTCGTGATGAAGAGCAGGGTCATGATGTCCGCGAAGATGACGCCCGTGTGCTCGCCCATGAAGATGAACATGAGGTCGGGGCCGAACTCCTGCGACTGGGCGACGATCTGCGACGGGCCGATGCCGACCGAGAACGCCCAGGCGCTGATGGCGTAGAAGACGCCGATGATCGCGACCGCCGCGTAGGTGGCGCGAGGCACCGTGCGCTTCGGATCCTTCGCCTCCTCGCCGTAGATCGCGGCGCCCTCGAAGCCCATGAACGCCGCGACGCCGAACACGAGGATGATGCCGAGCGACGGGCCGAAGAGCGCCGACGGGTCGAGCGTCGCGGCGGTGACGCCCTCGGGTGCGACGTTCAGCGAGACGATGTCGAAGACGATGACCACGAGGAACTCGAGGCCGACCAGCAGTCCGAGCACCTTGGCCGAGAGATCGACGCGGTTCACGCCGAGCACGCCGACCACGACGATGCAGAGCAGGATCCACAGCCACCACGGCGATGAGAACCCGAACTTGGCCTCGAGGAACATGGAGAGCTGGAACCCGAAGAGTCCGTAGATGCCCACCTGCATCGCGTTGTACGCGACGAGCGCGATGAGGGAGGCGCCGACCCCGACCGGGCGGCCGAGGCCACGGGAGATGTAGGCGTAGAACGCGCCGGCGTTGGTGATGAATCGGCCCATCGCCGTGTAGCCGACGGCGAAGACGGTCAGGATGATCGCGATGAGCAGGAAGCCGAGCGGCACACCGAGCGACTCGGTGACCGCGAACGACGTGGTGACGCCGCCGGCGACGACGGTGAGCGGCGCGGAGGCCGCGATGATCATGAAGGTGATGGCGGGAACGCCGAGCGTGCGGCGACTGAGACCCGGGTCGTGGACCTCTGCTGTCGGTGCTGGTGTGGTCATGCGGGTTTCCTCTCGGAATGGCTGCGTTGCCGGACGCGCCCGTGGGGCGCCGGAGGCATGTTCGTGATGAGTCTATGAACCGGTCGCTGGAGAGCGAAGCCCGGGGCTGTGCTCTGGGCGCACGGGGCTTGAGGATGAGCGCACGGCTATCCATATGGATAATTCCGCGATCGGGCGGCTGGACCGCTTGCTCGCCGGTGACCGTCGTGACTCGGGGCGCGGATCCCGAGCCGATCCTTGACTGAGAGCGACGGCGGGGCTCCGTGCGCGCCCCCGCCTCCCGCGGCCGTGTTAAGAAGTCAGCATGAACGACATCTCTCAGAACCGACTCGCGCGGAACAAGCTCGGCGTCTCGTCGATCGTTTTCCTCGTCCTCGCCGCGGTCGCGCCCGTCACGGTCGCGATCGTCGTGCTGCCGCTCGCGATCTCCTTCGGCAACGGCGGCGGCACGCCGGTCGCCGTGATCCTCGTGGCGATCGCCCTGCTGCTCTTCGCGGTGGGCTACGCCCAGATGACCAAGGAACTCACCAACGCCGGCGGGTTCTACGCGATCGCGGTGAAGGGACTCGGCAGGGCCGCCGGGCTCATCACTGGGCTCATCGCCACGATCGGGTACAACGTCTTCGTGGCGGGAGCCCTCGGTACCATCGGCTTCTTCACCGGGGCGGTGGCGCTGCCCATGATCTTCGGCGTGGAGCTGCACTGGTACCTCTGCGGGTTCGTGCTCTGCATCGTGGTCTTCCTGCTCGCCCGCTCGGGAATCCACGTCAGCGCCGTCGTGCTTGCGATCGCCCTGGTGCTCGAGATCCTGCTCATCCTCGTCTTCGGGTTCTCGGTGCTCTTCACGACCGGGTTCGACTTCCAGGCGTTCACCCTCGCCTTCAGCCCGGAGATCC
This DNA window, taken from Leucobacter tenebrionis, encodes the following:
- a CDS encoding ribose-phosphate diphosphokinase: MSKIEMAGQKKLVLITGRAYPELAEQVAAELGAELVPTDARTFANGELYARFDESVRGADAFVIQSHTNPINEWLMEQLIMVDALKRASAKRITVVAPFYPYSRQDKKGRGREPISARLVADLFKAAGADRIMSVDLHAPQIQGFFDGPVDHLFAMPVLLDHFKKTIDRDDLTVVSPDMGRVRVADVWSDRLDAPLAIIHKRRDPLVPNQVSVHEIVGEVKDRWCVVVDDMIDTGGTIAKAAGALKEAGARGVTIACTHAIFSGKATEHLSQDFIDQVVVTDTLPVGPEKQFDKLTVLPIAPLLAKAIHEVFEDGSVTSMFEGAA
- a CDS encoding APC family permease → MTTPAPTAEVHDPGLSRRTLGVPAITFMIIAASAPLTVVAGGVTTSFAVTESLGVPLGFLLIAIILTVFAVGYTAMGRFITNAGAFYAYISRGLGRPVGVGASLIALVAYNAMQVGIYGLFGFQLSMFLEAKFGFSSPWWLWILLCIVVVGVLGVNRVDLSAKVLGLLVGLEFLVVIVFDIVSLNVAPEGVTAATLDPSALFGPSLGIILVFGVAAFMGFEGAAIYGEEAKDPKRTVPRATYAAVAIIGVFYAISAWAFSVGIGPSQIVAQSQEFGPDLMFIFMGEHTGVIFADIMTLLFITSLFASLQSFHNAVARYFFSLGREGVLPAWFGHTSKAGAPWAGSVAQTVIALVVVIGFALAGDAFGGAEAMLGDMAFLYPVLTMFTWLTNTGAAALVLLMAVIAAAVIGFFRKNRHDLSLWTTVIAPVISGLALLWVFIMILANFQLMLDQEKPDATTFILPGLIFAAGIIGVVWGLVLRSRNPQVYRQIGHGTEPGAYGTEMIDVVDETL